In Humulus lupulus chromosome 7, drHumLupu1.1, whole genome shotgun sequence, the following are encoded in one genomic region:
- the LOC133791188 gene encoding mitochondrial import inner membrane translocase subunit TIM10: MASNNTPSSLEKEQIFSMAEKEMEYRVELFNKLTHTCFNKCVEKKYKESELNMGENSCIDRCVSKYWHVTNLVGQLLGSGRPGM, from the exons ATGGCTTCCAATAATACTCCATCGTCCTTGGAAAAGGAACAG ATCTTTAGTATGGCAGAGAAAGAGATGGAATACAGAGTGGAGTTATTTAACAA GCTTACACACACGTGTTTTAACAAATGTGTTGAGAAAAA GTACAAGGAGTCAGAGCTAAATATGGGTGAAAACAGTTGCATTGATCGTTGTGTCTCAAAATATTGGCAT GTGACTAATTTAGTTGGCCAGCTGCTTGGTTCTGGTCGACCAGGAATGTGA
- the LOC133791187 gene encoding uncharacterized protein LOC133791187: MEHGSFSDLSKSSFSLTDEDHTLANSIRFTLNQDPRVTFCGYSIPHPSDNRVNIRIQTTGDPATDIMKDACQDLMLVCKHVRQTFDQAVVDFKKSNKDMKVD, translated from the exons ATGGAACACGGGTCGTTTTCAGATCTTAGTAAATCATCATTTTCTTTGACTGATGAGGATCATACATTGGCAAACTCAATTAGGTTCACTTTGAATCAGGA TCCAAGAGTAACATTCTGTGGATACAGCATTCCCCACCCTTCAGACAATCGTGTTAACATCAGAATTCAGACAACAG GTGACCCGGCAACAGATATAATGAAAGATGCATGCCAGGATCTAATGTTGGTATGCAAGCATGTCAGGCAAACTTTTGACCAGGCTGTTGTGGATTTCAAAAAGAGCAACAAAGACATGAAAGTCGACTAG